One window of the Microtus ochrogaster isolate Prairie Vole_2 chromosome 10, MicOch1.0, whole genome shotgun sequence genome contains the following:
- the Bcor gene encoding BCL-6 corepressor isoform X1 has protein sequence MLSATPLYGNVHSWMNSERVRMCGASEDRKIPVNDGDASKARLELREENPLNHNVVDTSGAHRIDGLAALSMDRTGLIREGLRVPGNIVYSGLCGLGPEKGREAASSTLGGLGFSSERNPEMQFKPNTPETAEASAVSGKPPNGFSAIYKTPPGIQKSAVATAESLGLDRPASDKQSPLNINGASYLRLPWVNPYMEGATPAIYPFLDAPNKYSLNMYKALLPQQSYGLAQPLYSPVCTSGERFLYLPPPHYVNPHIPSSLPSPMRLSTPSASPAIPPLVHCSDKSLPWKMGVSPGNPVDSHNYPHIQNSKQPRVSSAKAVNSGLPGDTALLLPPSPRPSPRVHLPAQPAAETYSEFHKHYPRISTSPSVTLTKPYMTGSSEFPTARLSNGKYPKVPDGGDCAQAMPGHPRKTTVQDRKDGGSPPLLEKQTVTKDVTDKPLDLSSKVVDGDTSKADHMKKMAPTVLVHSRAASGLVLSGSEIPKETLSPPGNGCAIYRSEIISTAPSSWVVPGPSPNEENSGKSMSLKNKALDWAIPQQRSSSCPRMGGTEAVIANVSGSVSSSGRPASASPAPNANADGTKTSRSSVDTTPSVIQHVGQPPATPAKHSGSTSSKGAKASNPEPSFKASENGLPPTSIFLSPNEAFRSPPIPYPRSYLPYPAPEGIALSPLSLHGKGPVYPHPVLLPNGNLFPGHLAPKPGLPYGLHTSRPEFVAYQDALGLGMVHPMLIPHTPMEITKEEKPERRSRSHERARYEDPTLRSRFSEMLEASSAKLHPEVPTDKNLKPNPSWNQGKTGVKSDKLVYVDLLREEADSKADAGASKPGLVAENVSQSTEPTKPAADPVIPQHRDFISLREELGRISDFHDSYAFKQAPGQPVFSLGKDSVAAGTNKENLGVPVTTPFLETALGSEGPAVTFGKTQEDPKPFCVGSAPPSMDVTPTYTKDGTDEAESNDGKVLKPKPSKLAKRIANSAGYVGDRFKCVTTELYADSSQLSREQRALQMEGLQEDSILCLPAAYCERAMMRFSELEMKEREGGHPATKDSEVCKFSPADWERLKGSQDKKPKSVALEEAIADQNNSERCEYSTGNKHDLFEAPEDKDLPAEKYFLERPPVSEPPTDQGVVDMPHSPTLRLDKKRKASGDSIHTETTVEELPEDPLKAKRRRISKDDWPEREMTNSSSNHLEDPHYSELTNLKVCIELTGLHPKKQRHLLHLRERWEQQVSAAESKPGRQSRKEVTQAVQPEVTSQGTNITEERAGRKKAEAKGNRGWSEESLKPTDHEQGLPVFSSSPPMKSLSSTNASGKKQTQPSCTPASRLPAKQQKIKESQKTDVLCTDEEEDCQAASPLQKYTDNSEKPSGKRLCKTKHLIAQEPRRSLPIPGDYYVESTDSKMTVRRFRKRPEPSTDYDLSPAKQEPKPFDRLQQLLPASQATQLPRSSSPQETTQSRPMPPEARRLIVNKNAGETLLQRAARLGYEEVVLYCLENKICDVNHRDNAGYCALHEACARGWLNIVRHLLEYGADVNCSAQDGTRPLHDAVENDHLEIVRLLLSYGADPTLATYSGRTIMKMTHSELMEKFLTDYLNDLQGRSDDDSSGAWEFYGSCVCEPDDESGYDVLANPPGPEDQDEEEDAYSDLFEFEFSENSLLPCYNVQVSVAQGPRNWLLLSDVLKRLKMSSRIFRCNFPNMEIVTIAEAEFYRQVSASLLFSCPKDLEAFNSESKELLDLVEFTNELQTLLGSTVEWLHPSDTVPEGYW, from the exons ATGCTTTCAGCCACTCCCCTGTATGGGAACGTTCACAGCTGGATGAACAGCGAACGGGTCCGCATGTGTGGAGCAAGTGAAGACAG GAAAATTCCTGTGAATGATGGTGACGCTTCAAAAGCCAGGCTGGAACTGAGGGAGGAGAATCCCTTGAATCACAACGTG GTGGACACCAGTGGAGCCCATCGGATCGATGGCCTGGCAGCACTGAGCATGGACCGCACAGGCCTCATCCGGGAAGGGCTCCGGGTCCCTGGAAACATCGTCTATTCTGGCTTGTGTGGACTGGGCCCAGAAAAGGGTCGGGAGGCTGCCTCAAGCACTCTCGGTGGCCTTGGgttttcttcagaaagaaatCCAGAGATGCAATTCAAACCGAATACTCCTGAGACAGCGGAGGCTTCTGCTGTTTCTGGAAAACCCCCAAATGGCTTCAGTGCTATATACAAAACACCGCCTGGAATACAAAAAAGTGCTGTAGCCACAGCAGAAAGCTTGGGTTTGGACAGGCCTGCCAGCGACAAACAGAGCCCTCTCAACATCAACGGTGCTAGTTACCTGCGGCTGCCCTGGGTCAACCCTTACATGGAGGGGGCCACTCCAGCCATCTACCCTTTCCTTGACGCGCCAAATAAGTATTCACTGAACATGTACAAGGCCTTGCTACCTCAGCAGTCCTACGGCTTGGCCCAGCCGCTGTATTCTCCTGTCTGCACCAGTGGGGAACGCTTCCTCTACTTGCCACCCCCACACTATGTTAAcccccacatcccctcctccTTGCCTTCACCCATGAGACTTTCCACACCTTCAGCCTCTCCGGCCATCCCACCTCTTGTCCACTGCTCAGACAAAAGCCTCCCATGGAAGATGGGTGTCAGCCCTGGGAACCCTGTTGATTCTCATAATTACCCCCACATCCAAAACAGTAAACAACCCAGGGTGTCCTCTGCCAAGGCAGTCAACAGTGGTCTGCCGGGTGACACAGCCCTCCTGCTTCCCCCTTCACCTCGGCCCTCACCCCGTGTCCACCTCCCCGCTCAGCCTGCTGCGGAGACCTACTCTGAGTTCCACAAGCATTATCCCAGGATCTCCACCTCCCCGTCAGTCACCCTGACAAAGCCATACATGACAGGCAGTAGCGAGTTCCCCACAGCCAGGCTGTCCAATGGCAAGTACCCCAAGGTCCCAGATGGGGGTGATTGTGCCCAGGCCATGCCTGGGCATCCCCGGAAGACAACGGTTCAAGACAGAAAAGATGGGGGCTCACCACCTCTGTTGGAAAAGCAGACTGTTACCAAAGACGTCACAGATAAACCACTAGACTTGTCCTCTAAAGTAGTGGACGGAGACACTTCCAAAGCTGACCACATGAAAAAGATGGCTCCCACGGTCCTGGTTCACAGTCGGGCTGCAAGTGGGTTAGTGCTCTCCGGGAGTGAGATTCCAAAAGAAACATTATCTCCTCCAGGAAATGGCTGTGCTATCTATAGATCAGAGATCATCAGCACTGCTCCCTCATCTTGGGTGGTGCCAGGGCCAAGTCCTAATGAAGAGAACAGTGGCAAGAGCATGTCGTTGAAAAACAAGGCTTTGGACTGGGCAATACCACAACAGAGGAGTTCCTCATGTCCCCGTATGGGTGGCACAGAAGCTGTGATCGCTAATGTTTCGGGGTCGGTGTCCAGCTCAGGACGCCCAGCCTCTGCATCACCAGCCCCTAATGCTAATGCAGATGGCACCAAGACCAGCAGGAGCTCTGTGGATACCACACCATCAGTTATTCAGCACGTGGGCCAGCCCCCAGCCACGCCTGCCAAACACAGTGGCAGCACCAGCAGCAAGGGAGCCAAAGCCAGCAACCCAGAACCAAGTTTCAAAGCAAGCGAGAATGGCCTCCCGCCAACCTCAATATTTCTATCTCCAAATGAAGCATTCAGGTCCCCACCAATTCCCTACCCTAGGAGTTACCTCCCCTACCCAGCGCCAGAAGGCATTGCTCTAAGTCCCCTCTCTTTACATGGCAAAGGACCTGTGTACCCTCACCCAGTTTTGTTACCCAATGGCAATCTGTTTCCTGGGCACCTTGCCCCCAAGCCTGGCCTGCCCTATGGGCTGCATACAAGCCGGCCAGAATTTGTGGCCTACCAAGATGCCCTGGGCTTGGGCATGGTACATCCCATGTTGATTCCACACACACCCATGGAGATCACAAAAGAGGAGAAGCCGGAGAGACGGTCCCGCTCCCATGAGAGAGCCCGCTATGAGGACCCAACCCTTCGCAGTCGGTTTTCTGAGATGTTAGAAGCTAGCAGCGCCAAACTACACCCAGAAGTCCCCACTGACAAGAACCTAAAGCCAAACCCTAGCTGGAATCAAGGGAAAACTGGGGTGAAAAGCGACAAGTTAGTCTACGTAGACCTTCTTCGAGAAGAAGCAGATTCTAAAGCTGATGCAGGAGCATCCAAACCAGGCCTTGTAGCTGAGAATGTGAGCCAGAGTACAGAGCCCACTAAGCCCGCCGCCGACCCTGTGATCCCGCAACACCGTGATTTCATCTCCCTCAGAGAGGAGCTGGGCCGCATCAGTGACTTCCACGATTCTTACGCTTTCAAAcaggctccaggccagccagtgttcAGCTTAGGCAAGGACAGTGTTGCAGCGGGAACCAACAAAGAGAACCTGGGGGTGCCGGTGACAACTCCATTCTTGGAGACAGCTCTGGGCAGCGAGGGCCCTGCTGTGACTTTTGGTAAAACCCAAGAGGATCCCAAACCATTTTGTGTGGGCAGCGCTCCACCGAGCATGGATGTCACCCCCACCTATACCAAAGATGGAACTGATGAGGCAGAGTCCAACGATGGCAAAGTTCTGAAACCGAAGCCATCCAAGCTGGCAAAAAGAATTGCTAACTCGGCAGGTTATGTGGGCGACCGATTCAAGTGTGTCACTACCGAACTGTACGCGGATTCCAGTCAGCTCAGCCGAGAGCAACGGGCATTGCAG ATGGAAGGATTACAAGAGGACAGTATTTTATGTCTACCCGCTGCTTACTGTGAG CGTGCAATGATGCGCTTCTCAGAGTTggagatgaaagaaagagaaggtggcCACCCAGCAACCAAAGACTCCGAGGTGTGCAAATTCAGCCCAGCCGACTGGGAAAGgttgaaaggaagtcaggacaaaaagCCAAAGTCAGTCGCCCTGGAAGAGGCCATTGCTGATCAGAACAACAGTGAGAGAT GTGAGTATAGTACTGGAAACAAACATGATCTCTTTGAAGCCCCAGAGGACAAAGATCTTCCTGCGGAAAAGTATTTCTTGGAGAGACCACCTGTGAGCGAGCCACCCACTGACCAGGGGGTGGTGGACATGCCGCACAGCCCCACCCTTCGGCTAGATAAGAAACGTAAAGCATCAGGTGACAGCATCCACACTGAGACCACTGTGGAAGAGCTGCCAGAGGACCCTCTGAAAGCCAAGAGGCGACGGATCTCCAAAG ATGACTGGCCTGAGAGGGAAATGACAAACAGTTCCTCTAACCACTTAGAAGACCCACATTATAGTGAGCTGACCAACCTGAAGGTGTGCATTGAATTAACAGGGCTCCATCCTAAAAAGCAACGCCACTTGCTGCACCTTAGAGAACGCTGGGAGCAGCAGGTGTCGGCAGCAGAGAGCAAGCCTGGCCGccaaagcaggaaggaagtgACCCAGGCTGTTCAGCCTGAGGTCACCTCCCAGGGGACTAACATCACTGAAGAGAGGGCTGGCAGGAAAAAGGCAGAGGCCAAAGGCAACAGAGGCTGGTCTGAAGAGTCCCTCAAACCCACTGACCATGAACAAG GCTTGCCTGTGTTCTCCAGCTCTCCGCCCATGAAGAGCCTTTCATCCACCAATGCAAGTGGCAAAAAGCAGACTCAGCCAAGCTGCACGCCAGCCTCGAGGCTGCCTGCCAAACAgcagaaaattaaagaaagccAGAAGACAGATGTGCTATGCACAGATGAAGAAGAGGATTGCCAGGCTGCCTCCCCGCTGCAGAAATACACTGACAACAGTGAGAAGCCATCCGGGAAGAGACTGTGCAAAACCAAGCACTTGATAGCTCAGGAGCCCAGGAGGAGCTTGCCCATCCCAGGAGACTACTATGTGGAGAGCACTGACAGCAAG ATGACTGTGCGGAGATTCAGAAAACGACCTGAGCCCAGTACAGACTATGATTTGTCGCCAGCCAAACAGGAGCCAAAGCCCTTTGACCGTTTACAACAATTGCTACCGGCctcccaggccacacagctgccACGCTCAAGTTCTCCTCAAGAGACCACCCAGTCTCGCCCCATGCCGCCAGAGGCTCGGAGACTTATTGTCAACAAGAATGCTGGCGAGACCCTCCTCCAGCGGGCTGCCCGGCTAGGCTATGAG GAAGTGGTCTTATACTGCCTGGAGAACAAGATCTGTGACGTGAATCATCGTGACAATGCTGGTTACTGTGCACTACATGAAGCTTGTGCCAGGGGGTGGCTCAACATCGTTCGCCACCTCCTTGAATATGGCGCTGATGTCAACTGCAGTGCCCAGGATGGAACCAG GCCTCTGCATGATGCTGTGGAGAATGACCACTTAGAAATTGTCCGGTTGCTTCTTTCCTATGGTGCTGACCCCACTTTAGCCACGTACTCAGGTAGAACCATCATGAAGATGACCCACAGTGAACTTATGGAGAAGTTTTTAACAG ATTACTTAAATGACCTACAGGGTCGTAGTGACGATGACTCCAGTGGCGCTTGGGAGTTCTATggcagctgtgtgtgtg AACCAGACGATGAAAGTGGGTATGACGTTTTGGCTAACCCCCCAGGGCCAGAAGAccaagatgaggaggaggatgcCTACAGCGATTTGTTTGAGTTTGAGTTTTCGGAGAACTCTCTCTTGCCATGTTATAATGTCCAAGTGTCCGTCGCTCAGGG GCCACGAAACTGGCTACTGCTCTCAGATGTGCTCAAGAGGTTGAAAATGTCCTCCCGGATTTTCCGCTGCAATTTTCCCAATATGGAAATTGTCACCATCGCAGAAGCGGAGTTTTACCGACAGGTCTCTGCAAGTCTTTTGTTCTCCTGCCCCAAGGACCTGGAAGCCTTCAACTCTGAAAGCAAGGAACTGTTGGATCTGGTAGAATTCACCAATGAGCTCCAGACTTTGCTGGGCTCCACTGTGGAGTGGCTCCACCCTAGTGACACAGTCCCTGAGGGCTACTGGTGA
- the Bcor gene encoding BCL-6 corepressor isoform X3, with amino-acid sequence MLSATPLYGNVHSWMNSERVRMCGASEDRKIPVNDGDASKARLELREENPLNHNVVDTSGAHRIDGLAALSMDRTGLIREGLRVPGNIVYSGLCGLGPEKGREAASSTLGGLGFSSERNPEMQFKPNTPETAEASAVSGKPPNGFSAIYKTPPGIQKSAVATAESLGLDRPASDKQSPLNINGASYLRLPWVNPYMEGATPAIYPFLDAPNKYSLNMYKALLPQQSYGLAQPLYSPVCTSGERFLYLPPPHYVNPHIPSSLPSPMRLSTPSASPAIPPLVHCSDKSLPWKMGVSPGNPVDSHNYPHIQNSKQPRVSSAKAVNSGLPGDTALLLPPSPRPSPRVHLPAQPAAETYSEFHKHYPRISTSPSVTLTKPYMTGSSEFPTARLSNGKYPKVPDGGDCAQAMPGHPRKTTVQDRKDGGSPPLLEKQTVTKDVTDKPLDLSSKVVDGDTSKADHMKKMAPTVLVHSRAASGLVLSGSEIPKETLSPPGNGCAIYRSEIISTAPSSWVVPGPSPNEENSGKSMSLKNKALDWAIPQQRSSSCPRMGGTEAVIANVSGSVSSSGRPASASPAPNANADGTKTSRSSVDTTPSVIQHVGQPPATPAKHSGSTSSKGAKASNPEPSFKASENGLPPTSIFLSPNEAFRSPPIPYPRSYLPYPAPEGIALSPLSLHGKGPVYPHPVLLPNGNLFPGHLAPKPGLPYGLHTSRPEFVAYQDALGLGMVHPMLIPHTPMEITKEEKPERRSRSHERARYEDPTLRSRFSEMLEASSAKLHPEVPTDKNLKPNPSWNQGKTGVKSDKLVYVDLLREEADSKADAGASKPGLVAENVSQSTEPTKPAADPVIPQHRDFISLREELGRISDFHDSYAFKQAPGQPVFSLGKDSVAAGTNKENLGVPVTTPFLETALGSEGPAVTFGKTQEDPKPFCVGSAPPSMDVTPTYTKDGTDEAESNDGKVLKPKPSKLAKRIANSAGYVGDRFKCVTTELYADSSQLSREQRALQRAMMRFSELEMKEREGGHPATKDSEVCKFSPADWERLKGSQDKKPKSVALEEAIADQNNSERCEYSTGNKHDLFEAPEDKDLPAEKYFLERPPVSEPPTDQGVVDMPHSPTLRLDKKRKASGDSIHTETTVEELPEDPLKAKRRRISKGLHPKKQRHLLHLRERWEQQVSAAESKPGRQSRKEVTQAVQPEVTSQGTNITEERAGRKKAEAKGNRGWSEESLKPTDHEQGLPVFSSSPPMKSLSSTNASGKKQTQPSCTPASRLPAKQQKIKESQKTDVLCTDEEEDCQAASPLQKYTDNSEKPSGKRLCKTKHLIAQEPRRSLPIPGDYYVESTDSKMTVRRFRKRPEPSTDYDLSPAKQEPKPFDRLQQLLPASQATQLPRSSSPQETTQSRPMPPEARRLIVNKNAGETLLQRAARLGYEEVVLYCLENKICDVNHRDNAGYCALHEACARGWLNIVRHLLEYGADVNCSAQDGTRPLHDAVENDHLEIVRLLLSYGADPTLATYSGRTIMKMTHSELMEKFLTDYLNDLQGRSDDDSSGAWEFYGSCVCEPDDESGYDVLANPPGPEDQDEEEDAYSDLFEFEFSENSLLPCYNVQVSVAQGPRNWLLLSDVLKRLKMSSRIFRCNFPNMEIVTIAEAEFYRQVSASLLFSCPKDLEAFNSESKELLDLVEFTNELQTLLGSTVEWLHPSDTVPEGYW; translated from the exons ATGCTTTCAGCCACTCCCCTGTATGGGAACGTTCACAGCTGGATGAACAGCGAACGGGTCCGCATGTGTGGAGCAAGTGAAGACAG GAAAATTCCTGTGAATGATGGTGACGCTTCAAAAGCCAGGCTGGAACTGAGGGAGGAGAATCCCTTGAATCACAACGTG GTGGACACCAGTGGAGCCCATCGGATCGATGGCCTGGCAGCACTGAGCATGGACCGCACAGGCCTCATCCGGGAAGGGCTCCGGGTCCCTGGAAACATCGTCTATTCTGGCTTGTGTGGACTGGGCCCAGAAAAGGGTCGGGAGGCTGCCTCAAGCACTCTCGGTGGCCTTGGgttttcttcagaaagaaatCCAGAGATGCAATTCAAACCGAATACTCCTGAGACAGCGGAGGCTTCTGCTGTTTCTGGAAAACCCCCAAATGGCTTCAGTGCTATATACAAAACACCGCCTGGAATACAAAAAAGTGCTGTAGCCACAGCAGAAAGCTTGGGTTTGGACAGGCCTGCCAGCGACAAACAGAGCCCTCTCAACATCAACGGTGCTAGTTACCTGCGGCTGCCCTGGGTCAACCCTTACATGGAGGGGGCCACTCCAGCCATCTACCCTTTCCTTGACGCGCCAAATAAGTATTCACTGAACATGTACAAGGCCTTGCTACCTCAGCAGTCCTACGGCTTGGCCCAGCCGCTGTATTCTCCTGTCTGCACCAGTGGGGAACGCTTCCTCTACTTGCCACCCCCACACTATGTTAAcccccacatcccctcctccTTGCCTTCACCCATGAGACTTTCCACACCTTCAGCCTCTCCGGCCATCCCACCTCTTGTCCACTGCTCAGACAAAAGCCTCCCATGGAAGATGGGTGTCAGCCCTGGGAACCCTGTTGATTCTCATAATTACCCCCACATCCAAAACAGTAAACAACCCAGGGTGTCCTCTGCCAAGGCAGTCAACAGTGGTCTGCCGGGTGACACAGCCCTCCTGCTTCCCCCTTCACCTCGGCCCTCACCCCGTGTCCACCTCCCCGCTCAGCCTGCTGCGGAGACCTACTCTGAGTTCCACAAGCATTATCCCAGGATCTCCACCTCCCCGTCAGTCACCCTGACAAAGCCATACATGACAGGCAGTAGCGAGTTCCCCACAGCCAGGCTGTCCAATGGCAAGTACCCCAAGGTCCCAGATGGGGGTGATTGTGCCCAGGCCATGCCTGGGCATCCCCGGAAGACAACGGTTCAAGACAGAAAAGATGGGGGCTCACCACCTCTGTTGGAAAAGCAGACTGTTACCAAAGACGTCACAGATAAACCACTAGACTTGTCCTCTAAAGTAGTGGACGGAGACACTTCCAAAGCTGACCACATGAAAAAGATGGCTCCCACGGTCCTGGTTCACAGTCGGGCTGCAAGTGGGTTAGTGCTCTCCGGGAGTGAGATTCCAAAAGAAACATTATCTCCTCCAGGAAATGGCTGTGCTATCTATAGATCAGAGATCATCAGCACTGCTCCCTCATCTTGGGTGGTGCCAGGGCCAAGTCCTAATGAAGAGAACAGTGGCAAGAGCATGTCGTTGAAAAACAAGGCTTTGGACTGGGCAATACCACAACAGAGGAGTTCCTCATGTCCCCGTATGGGTGGCACAGAAGCTGTGATCGCTAATGTTTCGGGGTCGGTGTCCAGCTCAGGACGCCCAGCCTCTGCATCACCAGCCCCTAATGCTAATGCAGATGGCACCAAGACCAGCAGGAGCTCTGTGGATACCACACCATCAGTTATTCAGCACGTGGGCCAGCCCCCAGCCACGCCTGCCAAACACAGTGGCAGCACCAGCAGCAAGGGAGCCAAAGCCAGCAACCCAGAACCAAGTTTCAAAGCAAGCGAGAATGGCCTCCCGCCAACCTCAATATTTCTATCTCCAAATGAAGCATTCAGGTCCCCACCAATTCCCTACCCTAGGAGTTACCTCCCCTACCCAGCGCCAGAAGGCATTGCTCTAAGTCCCCTCTCTTTACATGGCAAAGGACCTGTGTACCCTCACCCAGTTTTGTTACCCAATGGCAATCTGTTTCCTGGGCACCTTGCCCCCAAGCCTGGCCTGCCCTATGGGCTGCATACAAGCCGGCCAGAATTTGTGGCCTACCAAGATGCCCTGGGCTTGGGCATGGTACATCCCATGTTGATTCCACACACACCCATGGAGATCACAAAAGAGGAGAAGCCGGAGAGACGGTCCCGCTCCCATGAGAGAGCCCGCTATGAGGACCCAACCCTTCGCAGTCGGTTTTCTGAGATGTTAGAAGCTAGCAGCGCCAAACTACACCCAGAAGTCCCCACTGACAAGAACCTAAAGCCAAACCCTAGCTGGAATCAAGGGAAAACTGGGGTGAAAAGCGACAAGTTAGTCTACGTAGACCTTCTTCGAGAAGAAGCAGATTCTAAAGCTGATGCAGGAGCATCCAAACCAGGCCTTGTAGCTGAGAATGTGAGCCAGAGTACAGAGCCCACTAAGCCCGCCGCCGACCCTGTGATCCCGCAACACCGTGATTTCATCTCCCTCAGAGAGGAGCTGGGCCGCATCAGTGACTTCCACGATTCTTACGCTTTCAAAcaggctccaggccagccagtgttcAGCTTAGGCAAGGACAGTGTTGCAGCGGGAACCAACAAAGAGAACCTGGGGGTGCCGGTGACAACTCCATTCTTGGAGACAGCTCTGGGCAGCGAGGGCCCTGCTGTGACTTTTGGTAAAACCCAAGAGGATCCCAAACCATTTTGTGTGGGCAGCGCTCCACCGAGCATGGATGTCACCCCCACCTATACCAAAGATGGAACTGATGAGGCAGAGTCCAACGATGGCAAAGTTCTGAAACCGAAGCCATCCAAGCTGGCAAAAAGAATTGCTAACTCGGCAGGTTATGTGGGCGACCGATTCAAGTGTGTCACTACCGAACTGTACGCGGATTCCAGTCAGCTCAGCCGAGAGCAACGGGCATTGCAG CGTGCAATGATGCGCTTCTCAGAGTTggagatgaaagaaagagaaggtggcCACCCAGCAACCAAAGACTCCGAGGTGTGCAAATTCAGCCCAGCCGACTGGGAAAGgttgaaaggaagtcaggacaaaaagCCAAAGTCAGTCGCCCTGGAAGAGGCCATTGCTGATCAGAACAACAGTGAGAGAT GTGAGTATAGTACTGGAAACAAACATGATCTCTTTGAAGCCCCAGAGGACAAAGATCTTCCTGCGGAAAAGTATTTCTTGGAGAGACCACCTGTGAGCGAGCCACCCACTGACCAGGGGGTGGTGGACATGCCGCACAGCCCCACCCTTCGGCTAGATAAGAAACGTAAAGCATCAGGTGACAGCATCCACACTGAGACCACTGTGGAAGAGCTGCCAGAGGACCCTCTGAAAGCCAAGAGGCGACGGATCTCCAAAG GGCTCCATCCTAAAAAGCAACGCCACTTGCTGCACCTTAGAGAACGCTGGGAGCAGCAGGTGTCGGCAGCAGAGAGCAAGCCTGGCCGccaaagcaggaaggaagtgACCCAGGCTGTTCAGCCTGAGGTCACCTCCCAGGGGACTAACATCACTGAAGAGAGGGCTGGCAGGAAAAAGGCAGAGGCCAAAGGCAACAGAGGCTGGTCTGAAGAGTCCCTCAAACCCACTGACCATGAACAAG GCTTGCCTGTGTTCTCCAGCTCTCCGCCCATGAAGAGCCTTTCATCCACCAATGCAAGTGGCAAAAAGCAGACTCAGCCAAGCTGCACGCCAGCCTCGAGGCTGCCTGCCAAACAgcagaaaattaaagaaagccAGAAGACAGATGTGCTATGCACAGATGAAGAAGAGGATTGCCAGGCTGCCTCCCCGCTGCAGAAATACACTGACAACAGTGAGAAGCCATCCGGGAAGAGACTGTGCAAAACCAAGCACTTGATAGCTCAGGAGCCCAGGAGGAGCTTGCCCATCCCAGGAGACTACTATGTGGAGAGCACTGACAGCAAG ATGACTGTGCGGAGATTCAGAAAACGACCTGAGCCCAGTACAGACTATGATTTGTCGCCAGCCAAACAGGAGCCAAAGCCCTTTGACCGTTTACAACAATTGCTACCGGCctcccaggccacacagctgccACGCTCAAGTTCTCCTCAAGAGACCACCCAGTCTCGCCCCATGCCGCCAGAGGCTCGGAGACTTATTGTCAACAAGAATGCTGGCGAGACCCTCCTCCAGCGGGCTGCCCGGCTAGGCTATGAG GAAGTGGTCTTATACTGCCTGGAGAACAAGATCTGTGACGTGAATCATCGTGACAATGCTGGTTACTGTGCACTACATGAAGCTTGTGCCAGGGGGTGGCTCAACATCGTTCGCCACCTCCTTGAATATGGCGCTGATGTCAACTGCAGTGCCCAGGATGGAACCAG GCCTCTGCATGATGCTGTGGAGAATGACCACTTAGAAATTGTCCGGTTGCTTCTTTCCTATGGTGCTGACCCCACTTTAGCCACGTACTCAGGTAGAACCATCATGAAGATGACCCACAGTGAACTTATGGAGAAGTTTTTAACAG ATTACTTAAATGACCTACAGGGTCGTAGTGACGATGACTCCAGTGGCGCTTGGGAGTTCTATggcagctgtgtgtgtg AACCAGACGATGAAAGTGGGTATGACGTTTTGGCTAACCCCCCAGGGCCAGAAGAccaagatgaggaggaggatgcCTACAGCGATTTGTTTGAGTTTGAGTTTTCGGAGAACTCTCTCTTGCCATGTTATAATGTCCAAGTGTCCGTCGCTCAGGG GCCACGAAACTGGCTACTGCTCTCAGATGTGCTCAAGAGGTTGAAAATGTCCTCCCGGATTTTCCGCTGCAATTTTCCCAATATGGAAATTGTCACCATCGCAGAAGCGGAGTTTTACCGACAGGTCTCTGCAAGTCTTTTGTTCTCCTGCCCCAAGGACCTGGAAGCCTTCAACTCTGAAAGCAAGGAACTGTTGGATCTGGTAGAATTCACCAATGAGCTCCAGACTTTGCTGGGCTCCACTGTGGAGTGGCTCCACCCTAGTGACACAGTCCCTGAGGGCTACTGGTGA